The following coding sequences lie in one Streptomyces sp. NBC_00510 genomic window:
- a CDS encoding glutaminase, whose amino-acid sequence MDYQRFLEQAMAAALPELGRGKVADYIPALAAADAGAFGMALATVGGEVHGVGDFAEPFSVQSVSKLFTLALALHHGGDALWRRVGREPSGNPFNSLIQLETEQGIPRNPFINAGALVVTDALLTLTGDASGAVRELLRAESGNPALATAPAVAASEAAHGHRNAALAHFLAHFGNLHNPVDTVLEHYYAHCALEASCRDLALAGGFLARHGLRADGNRLLSRTDAKRLNAVLLTCGTYDAAGEFAYRVGLPGKSGVGGAILAVLPGRGALCAWSPGLDPAGNSVGAMAALDAFTTATGLSVF is encoded by the coding sequence GTGGACTACCAGCGTTTCCTCGAGCAGGCCATGGCCGCGGCCCTTCCGGAGCTCGGCCGCGGCAAGGTCGCCGACTACATCCCCGCCCTCGCGGCCGCCGACGCCGGCGCCTTCGGCATGGCCCTGGCCACCGTCGGGGGCGAGGTCCACGGCGTCGGGGACTTCGCCGAGCCGTTCTCCGTCCAGAGCGTCTCCAAGCTCTTCACGCTCGCCCTGGCGCTCCACCACGGCGGCGACGCCCTGTGGCGCCGCGTCGGCCGCGAGCCCTCGGGCAACCCCTTCAACTCGCTCATCCAGCTGGAGACCGAGCAGGGCATCCCGCGCAACCCCTTCATCAACGCCGGAGCCCTGGTCGTCACCGACGCCCTGCTGACCCTCACCGGCGACGCCTCGGGCGCCGTACGCGAACTGCTGCGCGCCGAGTCGGGCAACCCGGCCCTCGCCACCGCCCCGGCGGTCGCCGCCTCCGAGGCCGCCCACGGCCACCGGAACGCCGCCCTGGCGCACTTCCTCGCGCACTTCGGCAACCTGCACAACCCCGTGGACACCGTCCTGGAGCACTACTACGCCCACTGCGCCCTCGAGGCCTCCTGCCGCGACCTCGCCCTTGCGGGCGGCTTCCTCGCCCGGCACGGACTGCGCGCCGACGGCAACCGGCTGCTGTCCCGCACCGACGCCAAACGCCTCAACGCCGTGCTGCTCACCTGCGGCACCTACGACGCCGCGGGGGAGTTCGCCTACCGCGTGGGCCTGCCCGGCAAGAGCGGTGTCGGCGGGGCCATCCTCGCCGTCCTCCCGGGCCGGGGCGCCCTGTGCGCCTGGAGCCCCGGCCTCGACCCGGCCGGCAACTCCGTCGGCGCCATGGCCGCCCTCGACGCGTTCACCACCGCCACCGGGCTGTCGGTGTTCTAG
- a CDS encoding arsenate reductase family protein has product MEIWINPACSKCRSALHLLDEEGARYTVRRYLEDPPDTDEIRAVLERLGLEPWDIVRTQEAEAKELGLKEWPREPGERERWIGALAAHPRLIQRPIITAEDGTAVVARSKEAVRDALGRAPGSV; this is encoded by the coding sequence ATGGAGATCTGGATCAACCCCGCGTGCTCGAAGTGCCGCTCCGCGCTGCACCTGCTGGACGAGGAGGGCGCGCGGTACACCGTGCGGCGCTACCTGGAGGACCCGCCGGACACGGACGAGATCCGGGCGGTGCTGGAGCGGCTCGGGCTGGAGCCGTGGGACATCGTGCGGACCCAGGAGGCCGAGGCGAAGGAACTGGGACTGAAGGAGTGGCCGCGCGAGCCGGGTGAGCGGGAGCGCTGGATCGGGGCGCTGGCGGCGCACCCCCGGCTGATCCAGCGTCCCATCATCACCGCCGAGGACGGCACGGCGGTGGTCGCGCGCTCGAAGGAGGCGGTGCGGGACGCGCTGGGACGCGCCCCGGGCTCCGTCTAG
- a CDS encoding CorA family divalent cation transporter, which yields MPEGTVARAAVSEARERLAASRFLLVDIEVPGEGRPDEPPIAHELGLEAEDLAWLGREGESARAEFHGDNARFVVPVIEDDEVVHLHVFVTGRYLVTVHRGPNTLLGRFITRLPHQRPADTTATLFLLLEHALETFRKSAVEALLQVEDLEDEMFESRNPQQVYRLAQLRRRAALLHHALLPYLQATDETITRRMMSGSFPEERQRLAASYQRAARMVLSSIESLQDAARRAFASYSSLVSGEQNGVINRLAIVSTIFLPLTFLTGFFGMNFTYMTDELESKVVFWLLAVGLQALVLSVAVYVLHRTRIWRRLRDDGRDDC from the coding sequence ATGCCCGAGGGCACCGTCGCCCGCGCCGCCGTGTCGGAGGCGCGGGAGCGGCTCGCGGCGTCGCGCTTCCTCCTCGTGGACATCGAGGTGCCCGGGGAAGGACGGCCCGACGAGCCGCCGATCGCCCACGAACTCGGCCTGGAGGCCGAGGACCTGGCGTGGCTGGGCAGGGAGGGCGAGAGCGCGCGGGCGGAGTTCCACGGGGACAACGCCCGGTTCGTCGTACCGGTCATCGAGGACGACGAGGTCGTCCACCTCCACGTCTTCGTGACCGGGCGGTACCTGGTCACGGTCCACCGGGGGCCGAACACGCTCCTCGGGCGGTTCATCACCCGGCTGCCGCACCAGCGGCCCGCGGACACCACCGCCACGCTCTTCCTGCTGCTGGAGCACGCCCTGGAGACCTTCCGCAAGTCCGCCGTGGAAGCGCTGCTGCAGGTGGAGGACCTCGAGGACGAGATGTTCGAGAGCCGGAACCCGCAGCAGGTGTACCGGCTGGCGCAGCTGCGGCGGCGCGCGGCGCTGCTGCACCACGCCCTGCTGCCGTACCTGCAGGCGACCGACGAGACCATCACCCGGCGGATGATGAGCGGCAGCTTCCCGGAGGAGCGGCAGCGGCTGGCCGCCTCGTACCAGCGGGCCGCGCGGATGGTGCTCTCCAGCATCGAGTCGCTCCAGGACGCCGCCCGGCGGGCGTTCGCCAGCTACTCCTCCCTGGTGTCCGGCGAGCAGAACGGTGTGATCAACCGGCTGGCCATCGTGTCGACGATCTTCCTTCCGCTGACCTTCCTGACCGGCTTCTTCGGCATGAACTTCACCTACATGACCGATGAGTTGGAGAGCAAGGTCGTCTTCTGGCTGCTCGCCGTGGGGCTGCAGGCGCTCGTCCTGTCCGTCGCCGTCTACGTGCTCCACCGCACCCGCATCTGGCGCAGACTGCGCGACGACGGGCGCGACGACTGCTGA
- a CDS encoding polyprenol monophosphomannose synthase, with protein sequence MPTYNEAANLPGMVDLLMGLALPGLRLLVVDDSSPDGTGDLAEDLAARFNEAGDPPRISVLHRAEKNGLGRAYSAGMSLAVAEGAHYVLQMDADGSHPSSKIPEMLGVALSTGAGVVIGSRYVQGGSLSEAWGLHRKLLSRWANTYAGTILGTRIRDITGGFNLWQADVLRAIDLASVDSAGYSFQVEMKYRALRRGVGAMEVPIHFEDRTIGESKMNLAVQLESIVMPWKLRARRAPGEHS encoded by the coding sequence ATGCCGACCTACAACGAAGCAGCCAACCTGCCGGGCATGGTCGATCTACTCATGGGCCTCGCCCTGCCCGGGCTGCGACTGCTCGTTGTCGACGACTCCAGTCCAGACGGTACGGGCGACCTCGCGGAGGACCTCGCGGCGCGATTCAACGAGGCCGGCGACCCACCCCGAATCTCCGTCCTGCACCGAGCCGAGAAGAACGGCCTCGGCCGTGCCTACAGCGCCGGCATGAGCCTGGCGGTGGCCGAGGGCGCACACTACGTCCTGCAGATGGACGCCGACGGCAGCCATCCCTCCTCGAAGATCCCCGAGATGCTCGGCGTCGCACTGTCGACGGGCGCCGGCGTGGTGATCGGATCCCGGTACGTGCAGGGCGGCAGTCTCTCCGAGGCATGGGGCCTTCACCGCAAGCTGTTGTCGCGCTGGGCGAACACTTATGCCGGGACCATCCTCGGTACCCGGATCCGCGACATTACCGGCGGCTTCAACCTCTGGCAGGCCGATGTGCTGCGGGCCATCGACCTGGCCTCCGTCGACTCGGCCGGCTACAGCTTCCAGGTGGAGATGAAGTACCGGGCGCTGCGCCGGGGCGTAGGCGCCATGGAGGTGCCGATCCACTTCGAAGACCGCACGATCGGCGAGTCGAAGATGAATCTGGCGGTCCAACTGGAGTCGATCGTCATGCCGTGGAAGCTGCGGGCGCGCAGGGCTCCGGGCGAGCACTCGTGA